One genomic window of Salvia miltiorrhiza cultivar Shanhuang (shh) chromosome 4, IMPLAD_Smil_shh, whole genome shotgun sequence includes the following:
- the LOC131020693 gene encoding vestitone reductase-like has protein sequence MGDENNKGRVCVTGGSGFVGSWMVKRLLQHGYSVNTTIRMHPEKERDISSLRNLEGASERLAVFEADLDRPASFAAAIEGCVGVFHVAHPLDFEEREAEQVKIERVVNGAVGILQACLDAKTVKRVVYCSSTSAAIVINEETGGVDVIDESSWTDVEFVRSLGIFGGPYMVTKTLAEKSVLDFGEKHGLDVVAVLPTWIHGPFICPYLPDSVSIFMSFILGKKECYHQLGRTSVVHVDDVVRAHIHLFENPEAKGRYIISNVEITIEKLHEFLSAKYPEYKLPSTDEFADLKRVTIPSLSSRKLVESGFNFENGLQEMYDGAIKSCKQIGLL, from the exons atgggagaCGAAAACAACAAAGGCAGAGTATGTGTGACTGGTGGAAGTGGTTTTGTGGGATCATGGATGGTGAAAAGGCTTCTCCAACATGGCTATTCTGTCAACACAACTATCAGAATGCATCCAG AGAAAGAAAGGGACATTAGTTCCTTGAGAAATCTGGAAGGCGCATCGGAAAGGCTAGCGGTTTTCGAAGCGGACCTCGACCGGCCGGCGAGCTTCGCGGCGGCGATCGAGGGCTGCGTCGGCGTGTTCCACGTGGCGCACCCCCTCGACTTCGAGGAGAGGGAGGCGGAGCAGGTGAAGATCGAGAGAGTGGTGAACGGAGCCGTCGGCATTCTGCAGGCGTGCCTCGACGCCAAGACCGTCAAACGCGTCGTTTACTGCTCGAGCACCTCCGCCGCCATCGTCATCAACGAGGAGACCGGCGGCGTCGACGTCATCGACGAGAGCTCGTGGACTGATGTGGAATTTGTGAGAAGTTTGGGGATATTTGGGGGACCTTACATGGTCACAAAAACCTTGGCGGAGAAGAGTGTGTTGGATTTTGGTGAGAAGCATGGTTTGGATGTTGTGGCTGTGCTTCCCACGTGGATTCATGGCCCTTTCATTTGCCCTTACTTGCCTGACTCTGTCTCCATATTTATGTCATTCATTTTAG GGAAGAAGGAATGTTACCATCAGCTGGGGAGGACTAGTGTGGTTCATGTGGACGACGTCGTAAGAGCCCATATTCACCTGTTTGAGAATCCTGAAGCAAAAGGGAGATACATTATTTCGAATGTTGAAATTACGATTGAAAAATTGCATGAATTTCTGTCAGCTAAATATCCTGAATATAAGCTACCATCCACAGA TGAGTTTGCGGATCTGAAACGTGTTACAATCCCCAGCTTGTCAAGCCGGAAGCTTGTGGAAAGTGGGTTCAACTTTGAAAATGGATTGCAAGAAATGTACGATGGGGCCATCAAATCTTGCAAACAAATTGGTCTTCTTtag